A part of bacterium genomic DNA contains:
- a CDS encoding ATPase domain-containing protein: MIERIKTGIITLDEKILDGGIPIYSVNIISGCPGSGKTIFSQQILYNNACDKTKCIYFTTLSEPTAKVIRYQQAFDYFDEKKIQEGLITYVDIGSIIHKKGLSSGIETIINSIEKFNAKIIAIDSFKAISELAESPGSFRRFAYSLCVELIAWRCTSFLIGEYSKEALENDPMFAIADGIICFDSIVGARTTRRTISIIKMRGVGYFEGNHSLSISSSGISVFPRIKTPPTLSFSLSEKRVSTGISGLDSLMEGGALIGSSTLIAGTSGTGKTTFSLNFLMEGIKQQETVLLVSFQEPPDQLKMIAKGFGFNLEKMIKEKKLFLLYASPVEIDLDEHGFLVKEEIEARGIKRVVIDSLRDIELSSLSSIHFRDHIYSLVNFFKSRGITSMLTYETIELFEKEKVSACGISFITDNLILLSYQKEGDIVKRMITLLKMRGSEHKKEIKEFEITKKGVMIK; encoded by the coding sequence ATGATTGAACGGATAAAGACAGGAATCATTACTTTGGATGAGAAAATATTAGATGGCGGAATACCCATCTACTCAGTAAATATCATTAGTGGCTGTCCAGGCTCAGGAAAAACTATTTTCTCTCAACAAATCCTTTATAACAACGCCTGTGATAAGACAAAATGTATCTATTTCACCACACTTTCAGAACCAACAGCCAAGGTTATCCGTTATCAACAGGCATTTGACTACTTTGATGAGAAAAAGATACAAGAAGGCTTGATAACCTATGTAGACATTGGCTCAATCATTCATAAAAAAGGGTTATCTTCTGGCATTGAAACCATAATAAACTCCATTGAGAAGTTTAATGCTAAGATTATAGCAATAGACTCATTTAAGGCAATCAGTGAACTGGCTGAATCCCCAGGCTCTTTCCGCAGATTTGCCTATAGCCTTTGTGTAGAGCTAATCGCATGGCGATGCACCTCTTTCTTAATAGGAGAATACAGCAAGGAGGCATTAGAAAATGACCCTATGTTTGCCATTGCAGATGGGATTATCTGTTTTGACTCCATAGTTGGTGCAAGAACAACCAGAAGGACAATAAGCATAATCAAGATGCGGGGGGTTGGTTATTTTGAGGGCAATCATTCCCTTTCTATCTCATCTTCTGGCATCTCGGTATTTCCTCGGATTAAGACACCGCCTACGCTCTCCTTCTCTTTGTCTGAAAAAAGGGTTTCTACAGGAATATCAGGGCTTGATAGCCTAATGGAGGGTGGAGCTTTAATTGGCTCTTCTACCCTAATTGCAGGAACATCAGGCACAGGAAAGACAACATTCTCCCTTAATTTTCTGATGGAAGGGATAAAGCAACAAGAAACAGTGCTTTTAGTCTCATTCCAGGAGCCACCCGACCAGTTGAAAATGATTGCTAAAGGATTTGGTTTTAACCTAGAAAAAATGATTAAGGAGAAAAAGCTCTTTCTCTTATATGCCTCACCGGTTGAGATTGACCTTGATGAGCATGGCTTCTTGGTAAAGGAGGAGATAGAAGCAAGGGGGATAAAAAGGGTAGTTATTGATTCCCTTCGTGATATTGAGCTTTCTTCCCTTTCAAGCATCCATTTCCGTGATCATATCTATTCTCTGGTTAATTTCTTCAAATCCAGAGGGATAACATCTATGCTTACCTATGAGACAATTGAGTTGTTTGAAAAGGAGAAGGTATCTGCCTGTGGGATCTCTTTTATTACAGACAACCTCATCCTCTTAAGTTATCAAAAAGAAGGTGATATTGTTAAAAGGATGATTACCCTTCTTAAGATGCGAGGCTCAGAACATAAAAAGGAGATTAAGGAGTTTGAGATAACAAAAAAGGGAGTAATGATAAAATGA